Proteins from one Coregonus clupeaformis isolate EN_2021a chromosome 25, ASM2061545v1, whole genome shotgun sequence genomic window:
- the LOC121539315 gene encoding uncharacterized protein LOC121539315: protein MMDTEDQWTHALASNNVRAILRWLRSLSAEVGNADVEDSLATFSCWVQRMAVVSKKELLTLCFSRCQGLWMFLDHSCFTRVHLLLQRLRNLLTLAQWGRRQSGLTHFWHGLGIPCVVCRAGCGSSVVRQDCWNREHRALKQHIWLGRLVQWWGTTGLLPKYPEAQEMKRISQMWREMDQNHRRASLHTPGWEEEGRERWNSLIQGMVAQMDKQHGPIWTSEDCTDQGYPPPNLQALLKLVLVPRIDNMSVQAILMYFILDMANFLQCKDNLLQSFCHAFIIPPSFSQQIRAFWLLDHGHLSGSMELLLSPRSEPPWFSWQHRCIIHSLLRRKQLRLALKYVYWTRLATDTPQDLKVCVDVLLQNSHVSDAWALLKKGHTGSNDMVRYFLHGCERLGLCMAALDCMEAVWKDVGHCTNQSEEAESQCGVEGLPQRKRTTGISMAVKEPGGPIHPFSALLYQSQNINTLSSEDLIRLLREYMIELRQPQPTVSEVVTWPGEYQERRGSCQNLSLTIQDLRHLLPSPSPAGMMTDRLGEQGDTEPPDDLPLIAEEKPWTPAHLSSQSLSKESSESMFSFTSAPTLHRLRRGIPYVYGSTVMLQRISSLLRGQCQNRQGDSPSPPADILLPDCPDRTLTLEGATDPVSFNSLSKDSMEVEELAFSTEWGVEEIMTCDTPGDDVFIVEEEAVPPVDVTLDRRHSLSRLNLHPQFYSNEDNQSVPSVSEIQVESHNFLTPDYEKTDYYKEVTDKIMHVPSVIDVWSIMPGGDKSENILPQTSTFSGAAAASSLCFLELEPLQRAFDPPLLEEAVECFRRDSQDAVDQPEILTSCALTETTQDLLSELHQTFCFLEELGDAGPSGPETERGSTLEGEQDSGASGRYIRPFSLQDSSLLIPLRRSIRSRQLKVPGVSLSPRTSPSRTPQLSPSSAPETSRDRLPGGGKASHKEDAACFRSTPEVRLGHCKLGSWWKQALETRRASTGLLPAIEQVSTISREKRASLVPGQPYSHSVVNFLESPAKQRADKREVKQAEKEELLGRRGSGKLPHQRAEQGVVSHRGARVKKGKRVKRA from the exons TGGGAAATGCTGATGTGGAGGACAGCCTCGCTACTTTCAGCTGCTGGGTCCAGAGGATGGCTGTAGTTTCAAAGAAGGAGTTACTCACCCTTT GCTTCAGCCGTTGCCAGGGCCTGTGGATGTTCCTGGACCACAGCTGCTTTACCAGGGTGCACCTGCTCTTGCAGCGGCTGAGGAACCTGCTGACCCTGGCCCAGTGGGGGAGGAGGCAGAGCGGCCTGACACACTTCTGGCATG GTTTGGGGATCCCGTGTGTGGTCTGCAGGGCCGGGTGTGGGTCCTCAGTTGTGAGGCAGGACTGCTGGAATCGGGAACACAGAGCTCTGAAGCAACACATCTGGCTGGGTCGGCTTGTACAGTGGTGGGGCACCACCGGACTCCTGCCCAAGTACCCTG AGGCTCAAGAAATGAAGCGGATCtctcagatgtggagagagatggatcaGAACCACCGCAGGGCTTCCCTCCACACTCCTGG atgggaggaggagggaagggaaaGGTGGAATTCACTGATCCAGGGTATGGTGGCTCAGATGGACAAACAACATGGGCCCATATGGACTTCTGAGGACTGCACAGACCAGGGCTACCCGCCCCCTAACCTGCAGGCTCTGCTGAAACTGGTGCTGGTGCCTCGCATAGACAACATGTCTGTTCAGGCCATT CTCATGTACTTCATCCTGGACATGGCAAACTTCCTGCAGTGCAAAGATAACCTCCTGCAGTCTTTTTGCCACGCCTTCATCATCCCTCCCAGCTTCTCCCAGCAGATCCGGGCCTTCTGGCTCCTCGACCATGGACACTTATCG GGCTCCATGGAGCTGCTGCTGAGCCCCAGGTCTGAACCACCCTGGTTCTCCTGGCAGCACCGCTGCATCATCCACAGCCTGCTGAGGAGAAAGCAGCTCCGCTTGGCGCTGAAGTACGTCTACTGGACCAGACTAGCCACAGACACCCCCCAAGACCTCAAAGTCTGTGTGGACGTACTCCTACAGAACAG CCATGTCTCAGACGCCTGGGCCCTCCTGAAGAAAGGACACACAGGAAGTAATGACATGGTCAGATACTTCCTCCATGGATGTGAGAGGCTTGGCCTATGTATGGCGGCTTTAGACTGCATGGAAGCAGTATGGAAG GATGTGGGCCATTGTACTAATCAGTCGGAAGAGGCTGAGAGTCAGTGTGGAGTAGAGGGGCTTCCTCAGCGTAAGAGGACCACAGGGATCTCTATGGCAGTGAAAGAGCCAG GGGGTCCCATTCATCCGTTCTCTGCCCTGCTGTATCAGTCTCAGAACATCAACACTCTCTCTTCAGAGGATTTGATCAGACTCCTCAGGGAATATATGATTGAACTGAGACAACCCCAGCCAACAGTGAG CGAGGTGGTGACATGGCCAGGGGAGTaccaagagaggagagggagctgTCAGAACCTGAGTCTGACCATCCAggaccttaggcacctcctcccTAGCCCCTCCCCAGCGGGTATGATGACTGACAGGCTGGGAGAGCAGGGAGACACCGAGCCACCTGATGACCTGCCTCTTATAGCTGAG GAGAAACCCTGGACCCCGGCACACCTCTCCTCTCAATCCCTGTCCAAGGAGAGCTCTGAATCTATGTTCTCTTTTACATCTGCCCCCACGCTGCACCGTCTGAGACGGGGCATCCCATATGTGTATGGGAGCACAGTGATGCTGCAGCGAATCTCATCCCTGCTCAGAGGACAGTGCCAGAACAGGCAGGGTGACAGCCCTTCCCCCCCAGCAGACATACTCCTCCCAGACTGCCCTGACCGGACTCTGACACTAGAGGGTGCCACAGACCCTGTCTCCTTCAACAGCCTTAGTAAAGACAGCATGGAGGTGGAGGAGCTGGCGTTCTCCACTGAGT GGGGAGTGGAGGAGATCATGACCTGTGATACACCAGGAGACGACGTCTTCATTGTGGAAGAGGAGGCCGTTCCTCCTGTAGATGTAACATTAGACAGAAG GCATAGTCTGAGCAGACTGAACCTCCATCCTCAGTTCTACAGTAATGAGGACAACCAATCAGTGCCCTCTGTATCTGAGATCCAAGTGGAGAGTCATAACTTCCTGACACCTGACTATG AGAAAACTGACTACTACAAGGAGGTTACTGACAAAATCATGCATGTACCAAGTGTGATTGACGTGTGGAGCATCATGCCTGGAGGGGACAAATCCGAGAACATCCTCCCCCAGACCTCCACATTCTCTGGGGCTGCTGCTGCCTCATCTCTCTGCTTCCTGGAGCTGGAGCCCTTACAG AGGGCGTTCGACCCTCCACTGCTTGAGGAGGCAGTGGAATGTTTCCGCCGGGACTCCCAGGATGCAGTGGACCAACCGGAGATCCTGACCTCCTGTGCCCTCACTGAGACCACCCAGGATCTGCTCTCTGAGCTCCACCAGACCTTCTGCTTCCTGGAGGAGCTGGGAGATGCAGGGCCCAGTggcccagagacagagagaggctctACCCTGGAGGGGGAGCAAGACAGTGGGGCTTCCGGGAGGTACATCAGGCCCTTCTCTCTCCAGGACTCCTCCCTGCTCATCCCCCTGCGGAGGTCCATACGCTCCAGACAGCTGAAGGTTCCTGGAGTGTCTCTGTCCCCTAGGACTAGCCCCAGCCGCACACCCCAGCTCAGCCCCTCCTCAGCCCCAGAGACATCCAGGGACAGGTTACCTGGAGGGGGGAAGGCCTCGCACAAGGAGGACGCAGCATGCTTCAGAAGCACCCCAGAGGTTAGGCTAGGCCACTGTAAGCTGGGCAGCTGGTGGAAACAAGCCCTGGAGACCCGGAGGGCATCCACTGGCCTACTGCCTGCCATAGAGCAGGTGTCCACCATCTCACGag AAAAGAGGGCCTCTCTCGTCCCAGGTCAACCCTACTCCCACAGTGTGGTCAACTTCCTGGAGTCTCCAGCCAAGCAGAGAGCAGACAAGAGGGAGGTCAAACAG GCAGAGAAAGAGGAGCTGCTGGGTCGGAGGGGCTCTGGGAAGTTGCCCCACCAGCGGGCGGAGCAGGGCGTGGTGAGCCATAGGGGAGCCAGAGTGAAGAAGGGCAAACGGGTGAAGAGGGCATGA